The nucleotide sequence CTCTGTCACACAGGCTAGTTGTTTCCCCTGATCTTAATAAACTGTATTTCGCATGTAGAGATGATTGTTTTCCCTGAAAATTCAAAAGTCAAGAtcattttagaaaaataaataaccagGTTTTCAGGGGTTTTAAAATTGAAAGTACCTGAGCTAGATTTTATTATTACAGAGAGAATCTCTCTGTCAGATGTTTGTAAGTTGATGAGTAAGTATATGAGTAGAAGTTGACTGTTTTACACTTACACTGTAAAAGGCTTCCTCAAAAACTAGCAGGGGTCCGGAGAAGCCCACGACCAGCAGCGGCTGAGCTCCGAGCAGGCAGAAGATCACGCCCTGCACCGCTGTTGACACAATCAGCTCAGAAACACCAATCAGACCGTCCGTCTTCTCACCTGACAACAAGACACACGCAACACATTAACACCGTCACGGACACAAACAGGGTCTTAAGTTTCACTGACTTCTCACTGAAAGCATGAAATGGATTTGACACATGAGACACGATGGTTCAGCTCTTGTGACACTCACCCAGCAGGCCTCCGAATGTTATGGCTGGAGAGAGCGCAGCAAAGTAGATGAAGATGACCGCAGCCATGCACTGACTGTTGAGGGCATCCTTGAAGTCGCTGACGTACTTCGGGTAACGTCGCCGCACGTCTTGTACCAGGCCACCAAAGGGGCGTCCTGTGCGCTCTAAAGGGTCGCCTGACTTTTTCAGAGGTGTGAGGAGGGCCTCTGGGTGACAGGAGAGAGGACATTGTTAATCTATTTAAATATAACAGGAAGTCACGCTCCTAAAGTTACTGATGTTCACCTTTTTCTTCGAGGCTTTTAGGCTCTTTGAGCAGTTTGACCTCCTGCTCCGCCCTCTTGCGCAGCATCTCCCGCTGGAAGCGAGCGACGGAGCGCAGCAGCTCATCACCTCCCATCTCCGACGGCGGCAGCACGATGCTGCAGTCCAGGAAGCTGTTGATTGCGTTCAGCAGGTCCTGCCTGTCATCTGCTAAATAGGCTGCCTCGTGGAATTGCTGGATGAAAATTCAGCCACAAATAATAAGTAATGTGTGTAGGTGTCATTTTATACATTTCGGTGTTTATGTGATTTGGggtttatctttaaaaaaactccCTCGCTCACCTTGTCAGACATCAGCGTGGAGATGGAGCGTCCAATCTGGTGGTAGTCCATGCTCGTGGTGGGGGGTCCCAGCAGAACGAAGAGGAACCTGACAGGCACAGGGACTTCAAGGACGGACTCCAGCTCCACTGCCTCCTGCAGCCGCACAAACGCCATGGTGGGCTGCTCCAGGAAGTCCACACTACCTAGAAGACGACGAGACACAATCGTCAATGAAAGGTGAAGGAATGTAAGTGAGCTTAAGTTGTTCAGGTGCCAAACGTCATGTGAGTAACTCACCCACAAGGACAACTGTGGCCTCTGCATTTTCAGGAATCTTCTCCAGCAGCTTCAGCTCATGTTTGGATTTGGATCGATGCATGCCGGGCATCAAGGTCGGCTCCTTCTGCTGAGAACAAACAGGACAGGGAGTCAAATcaggataaagaaaaaaatattggtAATTGAGATTGTTGGGCCACACCTGAGCTTTAGAATTACCTGTCCATCGTTCTTCTCCATGTCGATGCGTGTGTCCGTGTCCCCCGCAGCATGGGCGGTGCCCATGAGCGGGTCGGTGACAGCCGGCTCGGGCTGATGGCTGTGGTTGGCACTGTGGTGGTGTGTCATCAGGCTGCCGAGGCTGGCAGCCGAGATGTTCCTTGGGAAAGGGCTACTGTGCTCTTTCTCATCGCTCGGGTGACTAGGGGAGgcagggagaggcagagagagggtgagcaggaggaagagaggcagCGACCAGGCATGAAGCCACCTAGTAGCAGGAAGTGTGCAGCCGTCGAAGAAGAGACTTTAACGAACTGTTTCACAAAAGAAGCTTCTGTGTATCAACATGCACGCTGCGGCGATAAGATGATAAGACACATATCACAATAACCAACAGAACAGATTTTCTATCCACATTCAAAAAGAAGAGTTTTCCATTCCACAGCTCAAAATCATAatcaaatgctttttaaaatgaataaggTAACTAAGGTTATATTCTCACTGAGCACATgagcttgttttgtttgcacCATCGTCCAAAACCCCCAAATATTCCGTTtacaataacacacaacaaGTAAAAGCATGTCAATCTTCTTTTAAGAGACAAATATGtggcttttttttccattttttgttgAAGAAACGATTAAAGTTATTAATTTATTACCAAAGttaccttttctttttgttgactGACTAATTTTCTAATTAATAGATCATTAGATCGTTTCAAACTGATGTTATAAATCACCTGTGTTTAAGCAGCAGGGCCCTCAGGACGTTGGCTCGGTCTTCAGCTTTGATCTGATCAGAAATGATCATCTGCTCCACCACTTGATGTGCGATGCCAGGAAGGGTCTTCTGGTCCAGGTCCAGCAGCACTGCAcctgcaaatacacacagacacacacactgagctctgTCTTCTATGAAAGTACTTGTGCACACACTTGACTCGGTTTCTCTTTCTTACCATGCGAGATGGTCCTTCTGAGCTCCAGCAAACTGCGGAAAGACAGAGACGCCACATGAGGTTTCCCCCAGCGGTCCGTctcttcctccacatcctcctcaAACTTGATCCAACGAGCCGTTTCCTTCCACTGCATCTCCTGGTTCTTGTCCATGGTCAGTTCGTTCAGCTCTACAAACACCTAAAGACATCATGCAGGAGTGAGTGGAATGCGACACAGACCAAACAATCCAAACCAAACAACATGCATGTTTAGTATGCACAGATATACCACCTCATAGCAAAAGCACTGTGTAGTTTCCCAGCTGATATAATCACACTTTAGAAGCAGCAACTTATTGCCCTTGATGTTCAATTTAAAAAGGCTTAAAAACTTAACCCTAAAAGAAGTCAGAGGAGAGGCACTAATGTTCAGAGCATCTCTTCACTCTCAGCATCaaatatcaatatataataCAGGTTATTATCTGGACACCATGCAGGTCAGTCACAGTCcggagtgaaataaaaatgtccgAAATCAGGCTGGAAAAAATTCCCTAGTTTGCCGCCATGTGCCGTCAAACACCTGCTGCATGCCAGTGAAATCACGCTCACACGAGTCAGACCTGACTCTGGCCGGTCACCCAGCCTCACCTTCTGGTACCGAGCCATTTGACCGGAGTGCATGTCCAGCATGAAGCCTTCTGGCCGCGAGGCACAGCGGTACAGAATCACCGGTAACGGCTGGAGGAGCGAGACGGTGCAGGAGAGGactcaaacactgacacagacagcGACACAAAGGATGGGACCTTCACCACGACACACATAGCTAAAAgttccacaacacacacacacctgacagggACCTGTTGTTTACCCAGGCTGCTGGGGGCTCGGAGCactgtatgagagtgtgtgtgttaataaaacatagctctccctctctcaggagCTCCCAGTGTCTGGTTACTcaagctcctctctctctctctctctctctctctcttctcctttccatgtgtgaaagaaaagaactcattcattcatttttaattgtctCCATCCCTCTCGGTCCCATCCACAAAAAAAGGAGAGGGCTGCACTAAAtgtgacagaggaaaagaggggggACATTTCCCAGGATTAGCAACAGTTAATTTTCATATTTGAGGAAGTTAGAAATGTCGAACACAGAATAATCTCCCACCAAGCTTCATCAAACTGAAAGTATATTAAAAGGCCCACTCAGTATTTTTTTCTGACCATATGAAAAACACTTATATGAAaagttattcttattattttattattttctggtATTTAATAGACTAAACAATTAATTGAATTTGATGCTATTTTTTATCATTGTACGTTAGGATCCTGATTTCATCTTTAATTTGACCAAAATTGATTGATTTCATCGCAAAGCTGTTTAATAAATAAACCCAGTAACCCTCCACACTTTTCCAAGTATAGTCAAAATGAATTAAAGCACAGATGAGTCTTGTGACAGAAGGTTTATATAAGTGGACATGAAATGATCCATGTCTTGCCTGAAGCAGCTGTATGACAAGTGAGTAATGTTTCACCTCATGTGGGGTTCGGTCCTGCTTGCGGCTGCGGGTGGTCGGCTCTTTGTGGTCTTTACTGATGTGCACCACTTGTCCCTTGGCACTCTTTCTGACCAGGTGTCTGCGCATGCCGGGGACATCTTCAAAACGATGACCTGATGGAGACAGGAAACGAGGGGTGAGAATACACTTTTGAGCAGAGaaattacttttacattttaaaaacattttaaaaattgttCTAAACACAAATCATAAACGTGACATCCTGCAGATAATTTGCACTGTTCAGTGTGTTCAAATCTCAGCCCAAGGAGTCACACAGGGTGAGgccacttttcttttgtttccatgGTCCCGCAGCAGAGAGTAGAGTTACCCATGGTGGCAGCACCCCAGACGCTGAAAAGGATGCTGAGAGGGTGGCACAGATACGACGCAGCACCGCGAGCACAAATGTTTCTGTCAGGCGTTACAATTTAAAACATCAATGTGCCTTTCTGTAAATAAGCATGCAAATATAATTTCACAATATCGAAAGGATGCAAAAGCTAAAAAGCAAGGACAGAAAATCTCTTCGTGAATACCAGTCGTCTTACCTTCATCAGTGCTTGTAAATTCTATGTAACAAACAGTGACGCTTTTGAGGGTCTTCATCAATGTTCATCTATCCTCTCCTCACTCTACTTGTACCTGCACAATCTTCAACTCTTACTGAGAAGGTGCATTGTCAAGTTGCTCCATGATGTGTTCACTGGTGTGTGAGTCAAGTATGGTGCGGACTCTGGAGTAAAATGGGGCCTGACTGGCATGTAGCTCttgaaggaggggaggaaggtTTGCGGTGGGCGTTGGGTTATCGCTGGCACGGCCGCTCAAACCGAACAGTGTGACTTACGCAAAAGTTTTGACAAGATGGAAAAAGTAGCAATTTCTTGACCGGCGTCCGACCCCGCGGAGACTGAAACTATCAGAAAGCATCAGCGAGCAGAGGTGTTAATTGGCTCAGGGTGAACAAAAAGGGAGGGACAGTGATCTAATAATTCCTATAGTTgagcagcagccagagacacagACTTTCCCAGGATGATTTACGGTGGCGGGAAGCAGATAAAAGAAGACACTGGTGATGAACCTGCTCAGAACAACCAAACACCAAATATTGAGCCAGTACCTAAAACTACAGCCTCTCCATCCTGCATGTGAGGCAGTTTAACTATTCCGCTCGTTTTACTCCACTAATAATTAAAGCTTATGAACTTGGATCCAAGTTTCTCAATTAGCTACCATGATGGCTCGGGCCCGAGTCCAGGGGCCTCAGCTGACAGTAGGAACGCCTAATTTAATTATGCGAGCCTGTCTGCCACACTCTCTGATAAGCTGCTGCTCTCCGCTGAGGGGTCAGCTGCCTGACGTAAATCTCCCCGGCCCTGAACACAACCCCACGCTGGGCCTGGGGGCCCAGGGACGTCAGTGCAGTGGGGAGCAGACTGCAATGTAGAAGGGGACTCGAGGTGGCCCCCAGCACTCGCACTGATATTCAACAAAGCCAGGACTTCATAATTGTTATTGTCTAATCACATAAGAATGCAGCGGTAATGAAGCTACAAATTATTAAAAgtcattattaataataaaatatagattatttttacaaaaacaacacagaaagcAGAAATTATAGGATCATACTTCATCCTTCCAACAATGCTGCTggctaacagacaaacaaacagatggaaacataacctcctaaGGGAAAGTAAACTTAATcttttgacatttcctcaacaCTCACTCTTGATGCCGTCCAGGTCAGCGGAGGCCAGAGTCTGAGCCTCGCTCTCATCAGTGGGGATACGCTGGTACTTGGCCTGCTCAGCACCCGTCATGTTGCCCGTCCGCCGGCGGTCTTGCAGATCGTAGCTGCGGCTGGCGGATGACACCCGGGCCAGCGGTATGTGATCAGGTGGCACTGCTGGAGGAGAGGGGCTGGAAGTGTCGGATGTGTCCAGCTTACTGgaaagaagagcagagaaaCCAGGTAAACCTGTACCTGAGAAGCTGTTTTTCTTCAGCTGATTTCCTATTTTCCCCAGACattccttatgaaaccacaaacacaccctTTACTGCTCTTTATCATTACTTTCTTTCAAACACTTTGTGAGTCAGCAGTTAAGTTAGGCCTTTTGATCCAGGTATTTCACCCTTGTACTGATGCTTCTTCTATAATACACACGATTAAATACTCAACAAAACTTTTAGAACATAATGAACTCACCGTCCTTATCCTCCAGTATCACTTCTCTTTCAAGACGCCTTCTTTCCCTCAACTTTCCTCTCCTGATTTAAAAATCCTCTGTGAGTATGTCCCTCTCCGGTGGACTGAAAACAAGCAACGTGCCTGAGTAAATGCAGCTTTATCCCAGCTCACATTAAAACCCTCATGAAGTGAAAAAGTAAATGTCATAGGTGGAGCCTGCTGCAGCTGAGGTGTGTTGTGTCGTCTGGAGCGACAGGTGATATATGGGTCTCTGAGGAGAGGATTACTTTGGCCCATCAGATCAGGCCCAGCAGGCCCACTGGATGCCTGAGACATGGTAACGTACAGTGTGTGCCTCGCTGACCAATTACACATTGTGCGCCTGAGCAGTCTAACCCAATCAGAACAGCTGTGGGAACATTTCAGCAACATGGCAAATATGAACATTACACAATCACTGCAGCAGGTTAGGTCGTATTATAAAGATGACCGTCAcagcatttatgtttatttactgAATCCAAGACGTCGACTCACTCTGTGGAAGTTACATCCTCAGGATCTGCTCCGACACCAGTGTGGGGTACGATGTCCAGCTCTCGGGCTGCGTGAGGGCTCTCTGTGCCACGTTTGGCTGCACTGTCTTCATCCGAAAGAAAGAACTGTGGAGGGAACGCAGAGTGTGAGAGCACCGTGTACAGCGAGAGCAGACAATGGACACAAAATGGAAACGAGGAACTCAAACAGCGATTAGACAAATGTTTGAACTGAGAAGAAAATAATCACCCCTCTCTTCTGTTCACCATCACAACTCGAGTACAAATCTACACTTGACACTGTTCTTCGTCTATGCTATTTGAAGACGGATGAAGACTCGTATTTTCAATTTATTATAattgaaacaaacatttgcttGGACTGTGTTTGAACATTAAACCAAAGCACAGaatttaattttatgaaaaattAAAGCCTGAATCTTTTAATGTTACAGAGACTTTcttatgtaaaaacattttcttactgTTTATCACTATTAAACGTGCTGTGCATATAAAGTAACAaccactgaataaaaacaagaacaatgacattttaattaagttGTATGTCTAAAATACGATACATAAAATCCTGCGACAGTGAATACTACTTAGTTACACTGTTAAATCTGGTCCTGTTACAGTCTTTTGATTCAGTGAAGTATCATAACAGCCAAACATGAAACCCACTGATGAATAATTCAGACTGTACTGAAATATTCATAGAGGAAAATATAGTAATGAGAAGACTATGGTCATTTGTTCTGAATCACATTCCTGACCGGCCGTGCGAATGGATGAAGGCAAATTGatgcagataaaaacagatGCTTTACATTAACAGGTGTTCTACTTTCCAATGGACAGTTTCAGACAATGGAATGAAACACGAACCCAAGATATAAACACATGCAAGACACTAGTGTGGCTAATATGTCAGGGTGTTTATATCCTCAGtgaataaaaagacatttccGTGTGTCTATATTAGAATAATTTTACTCTAAAATACAGTTTCAAAGGAGTAAAACCTTCATTAAAAGACTAATATGAAGCCAAAGAATTACCTCCACATCTTTGGCTCTCTCCGAGTCAGAGGGAGCAGAACTTGCCTccgtcccctcctcctcctcttcctcttcatcctctccttcctcgATGGGGCCACTGCTGGGTACGTGGCTGCTTTTGTGATCTTtgtccttcttcctcttcttgccGCTCTTCTTCCTGCGTCCCTCTGAGGGCAGTTTGGACAGAGGCCGGTGGATGTGGTGAGAGGAGTGACGGTGGTCTGCGGAGAAGATGGAGCGCCGACACAATGCTAAGCAGTTGCCATTTTAAATGTAGAGCTTACTGAAAGTGCAAACGGGAActatgatttgtgtgtgtgcttacatTCGATGTCCTCCTCATGGTAGTTGTGGTGCTGCTCGTCAGGTACGACAGAAGCAGGGCTGAGGATCTGCTGGAAGCGCTGGACGCCCAGAGCTTTGTTCAGGTccccatcatcctcttcctctttgcgTGGAGTCCCATGTAGTGATGAGGCTGCAGGAGCCTCtggctgcaacacaaacaacaacagaacaaataaataaaaatcactacATACTCAAAACCTGCTTCGAATTAGTATGCAGTGTGGATTTGGGGAAACAGCTTGTGTTTGCCTTTCACCTAAACCGACACTAGAGGGCGTTGTGGTGCTGTGAATACACCAGAGTCAGGGCATCATATGAGGAGTCGTCTAACTCATGCATTCTTGAAAATAAGCTTTAAATTGGAAACAATGGCCCTGAGCTTTGATCAGTTCCTTGTTTTCAGGGCTGTGGTTTGACAGGAATCATGTGAGTGATAAGAGatctgttttcctgcagcaggacGCGTTGCCCCGCTGTGCCCGGCTCTGCTGGTGGGATGTTGTGATAAGGATTGTCTGGAGTAATAGGAATAGTGGATCGACTCTGGCTGACAGGGTTGTGCTGTAGACTCCTCACCACAAAGTAAATGTTGCTATGACTACAGCCCGAAGGCCTCAGATCCTGCGGCGAACCCAACCTGTGGAAAAACTCAGGGGCCACACGTCTACTGATGCGCCCTCAGGTGGTTCTCAGGACACCCAACGTATTTGCCATAGATTAGATTTTCCTCGGCGCAGCAGGAAGCCACAGAAACCACCTGATGAAATATAAATACTCTCCTCcaacctgcagctcctgctccgTTTAGTGTCAATCACACTTTAGTTGATGCACAGCAGACATCCAAAAACTTACACGAAATATAATGTATCTATAACTGCAGTGATAGAAAGCAGTTAAATCTTTTTGACATGCGATCCAATGTCTGGTTCACGTTTCACATTAACTACTTTCACCAAAGGGAAATATCCCCTTTAAACTTatcagatgttttattatgAATAGCTGTTGCTAAGGAGGTGGGGTGggagtttttccttcctctcgaCCCACTCACTTGATCCCTGTGCTGGGTACACCTGGACTAAACTAACTGAATATAATATAGTTGGAACAAGCTCAATCGAGAACATCTACCACAGTAAAATGCTGGTTTCATACTGATGCATCGGTATTAACAATCTaataaatgaattcataataataaacaaataagcATAAAATACATGAATTCAAATTACAATAACTCTTTCCTCTGAATTAAATTGCCTAAACAACAGCTGGTATCTACattcacacatgatgaaaacCAGCTTAGTATTGTTCACATTCTGTAAAGCTTCATCCACCGCTGTGTCATGTACAAACATCCTGTATGTCCCACTTTCAACACATTCAGCTCATCAAATCcatcaagacaagaaaacatGATCTGGTTTCATAAGACTCACCAAATATTCAGGAATCGGGGGAATGTCCGAAGAACGTGTGAAAACCCGACTCCCATGACCCAAACGGCCGTGCGGCTTTTTGCCCTGACCTTTTTTTACATGCCACACACAGGTGACAGAAGTAGGAAACTGCACTGggcagcagagctgcagacGCCCTCGGGAGTTTAAGTAGAAACAGGTCAGCCTGTTTGTTCAATATTGACCCAACGTTCAATTCCTCATGTGCCTATTTTTCTGACAGACCAACAAAGACAGTCAAAATGAGGAATGAACAAACTCTACATTTAACTTGCTGACCTCCAGAGCAAACCGCAAAGACAATGCAGCGCTTTGTAGGCACAGACGACTCTCACACAGTTTCTTTGAATGgactttcatgtttttaaaaacaggccTGAATGGAAAATAACCTGCACATttggaaataaatcaaacattttaaaatgagaacCCTTTTTCTGTCAGTGAGTCTCACCCTGCATCCACACGAAATCTCAATATGGATGACCGAATCTAGAAGCTGAAGTACACATATCCTCACCAGATGACTGTAAGCCCTCTGAGCACTGCTACACAATCCGGCAGTTTATTTTTACTGAGCTCTCATTCATATCATGGTTTCACAGTGAATCCCTGGAGGTGGGAGAGATGCGTGAGGGATTCTCCAGGAGGTGAACCTTCCACAACCAGAACCATGTGCAAAAACAAGCAGAGGAGAGCCGAgcgaaaacaaaaacattgaagGAACCTTTGACTTCGGCGAGGAGGTTCAGAGACTTACCTCGCTCATGGCCACGTGAGCTTGatcacagtctgtggtttttGGAGGCAACAAGCTTCAGAGCCCTCCACCATGACAACACTGGAGCTCTGACACTCAACGCCTCTATTAAGAAGTGCAGGGGGACGATATCCCTCTGCCCCAGCTTATCAAAGCCTCGTGATACCCTAATCAGAGCCCTATCGGCCAACCTGCCACCTTCACGAGTCTGCTCATTGTGCCAGGGCTGAATAAACAAGACTGTCATTCTCGCTTTGAGGACAAACGCAGCGTGAAAGGACACGCCGTGTTTGAACAGCTCAGAACAAAAACCTCACGTTGACATTCATGTCCACATTTTAACTTTGCCACATGAAGCCTAAATATTGACCGAGGTGCTTTTAGTCAATATGCCTTCAAGGGCAATGTAAATGCACAGGAACTAAACGACACACTCTTCAAAAGGCGTATTTTTGATGGCTAATATTGACAAATGACATAATAAGAAAGAGGCAGTAATGAAATGGGATTTCAATGTTGTGTGAAACCAGCGACAAACTATTTCTACATGACAAATgactaaaacaaatatttcagcaaGATGGATTGGACTGGAGAGGACAAATATTAAACTGCTTAACTATAATAAGTCAAATAAAACAGCTGCATGTGGAAATTTTATTAAAAGACTTTCAGATTGTTGGCCTGTCTGCTGAAGTGTATTAGGAGCTCTCCAACATAATTTAATAACACACAAGAAGCTAATTCACCACACTTCAATAGATGCAAAAGATATTGAAAAAAAGGGTCAGTGTAGTGTcatgcatttgaaatgtttaaccCTTACGATTTATGCAAAATATtgcactgaaaaagaaaaagcagctcAGATAATGTCACGATTTCATCTGCTTGAATTACTAATATGAGCTGAAGTAATGCCAGTGAACAAGACTCAGAGTCTGTGGTCTGTGGTGAGGATCTCGGATGCAGTAGTGATCTCTCCAGTAGTTGAGGTATTtgagtctggaccaaagtggcagactgacagactgacatTGGCATCCCGAGAGCTCAATGGTAAGGATGGCTGAGACTATCATTTGAAATTTCAATCCAAGGAATACAGTGAGCTGTAAAacaactgcagaaaaaaaaaagataatgaaaTTCTCTGGCTTTCTAGCTTAAGGGAATTTAAATGACTGATAAATGAGAACTAGCTACTAAAGGAGTTCATCTTCAGAAGCAGCATAGTTTGTAAAGTTTCTGTGTATTtgcagtgtctgtgtttttcatggGGTGACGGCGAGCAGGCGCTGCAGAGGGAGATTATCTGTGTCGTAAGGTTGTCTCAAATCCCACACAGTCAGCATCGGAGGGGAAAGGGTGAGATAGGGTGGGAATGTTGTAGTGATCACGGCGTCGGACTGGGTGGCTGATGAGTCGCTGCATTCCTTCATATCTTAACATGAGTCTGCAAGCAGATCCCAGTGGCTCAGGGTTTCTGATTATGATTACAAGTGATGGAGGTTTAACCCAGTTCTGTCCTCTGACAACTTGTGCATTACACAAGCAATGACTGTCATTCCTCCTATTGCATCATGATTTCTATTTGCTCAGCTaacaatcaaaatcaaaactaaACTTTCAATTTCGTCACAAGCTTCTCAGTAGTCAAAGACAAACAGGACATCTGCCTGAGATATTGTTGTCTCCCTTTAGCTTTATCTCATTGAAGATGTGATAAGACTATTGAGTAAGAAGATTCTGCGGAGACGACCAGATGCACGTCAGCGGAAGTATATGAGGTAATGTGATAGGGCAAGGTGGTGTAACCCTACTGATCCTCACTGGGTCACTGATACAGTTCTACGATACATAAATGAAGACATGACGATGATGACGAGAAATATTCTGGATGCACAACATGATCAGGACTGGCAGTTCTCCCCACAAAGAAGAAACCGAGACGTAACAAAAGCGTTCACCACGACAAAGCGGAATCAAAAACCTTATCTGTTCAGTTCTTTTGGTTCTTTTTGTCTAACCCTtctttaacaaacaaacactcaaaccAAGCAACACATGGAAagggaaaacataacctctttttGGCGGAGGTAGTTAAAGCCTCTCCCCtccatgaaaccacatttaaatccacgattgatttttatttggatccatgCCAAGTTTAACACACTCATTGATCTCAGTCCCCTaaataaacctgtttttttccatcaatatccattaattattctttgGGAAATCGTCAAAAACACCTGATtttgcaatgtcaaagaaaaaatgattaaaagattcctggatcttgGCCCATGTACCagcctttcaccaagtttcatggaaatcgatTCAGtagttttgcataatcctgctgacggaGGACATCAGACTTCCTGAATTGTGTGATCTTAGAGAAG is from Paralichthys olivaceus isolate ysfri-2021 chromosome 17, ASM2471397v2, whole genome shotgun sequence and encodes:
- the slc4a2b gene encoding anion exchange protein 2b isoform X2 gives rise to the protein MSNPSVPNQITDAMAAVIHSPEAPAASSLHGTPRKEEEDDGDLNKALGVQRFQQILSPASVVPDEQHHNYHEEDIEYHRHSSHHIHRPLSKLPSEGRRKKSGKKRKKDKDHKSSHVPSSGPIEEGEDEEEEEEEGTEASSAPSDSERAKDVEFFLSDEDSAAKRGTESPHAARELDIVPHTGVGADPEDVTSTDKLDTSDTSSPSPPAVPPDHIPLARVSSASRSYDLQDRRRTGNMTGAEQAKYQRIPTDESEAQTLASADLDGIKSHRFEDVPGMRRHLVRKSAKGQVVHISKDHKEPTTRSRKQDRTPHEVFVELNELTMDKNQEMQWKETARWIKFEEDVEEETDRWGKPHVASLSFRSLLELRRTISHGAVLLDLDQKTLPGIAHQVVEQMIISDQIKAEDRANVLRALLLKHSHPSDEKEHSSPFPRNISAASLGSLMTHHHSANHSHQPEPAVTDPLMGTAHAAGDTDTRIDMEKNDGQKEPTLMPGMHRSKSKHELKLLEKIPENAEATVVLVGSVDFLEQPTMAFVRLQEAVELESVLEVPVPVRFLFVLLGPPTTSMDYHQIGRSISTLMSDKQFHEAAYLADDRQDLLNAINSFLDCSIVLPPSEMGGDELLRSVARFQREMLRKRAEQEVKLLKEPKSLEEKEALLTPLKKSGDPLERTGRPFGGLVQDVRRRYPKYVSDFKDALNSQCMAAVIFIYFAALSPAITFGGLLGEKTDGLIGVSELIVSTAVQGVIFCLLGAQPLLVVGFSGPLLVFEEAFYSFCKANAIEYLTGRVWIGFWLIIIVVVTVAFEGSFLVRFVSRFTQEIFSFLISLIFICETFIKLGRIFKEHPLKRCSHDNSTTAENFTLDLGNSSLSVKPNVEPNTALLSLVLMAGTFFIAFYLRKFKNSAFFPGRLRRVIGDFGVPIAILIMVLVDYSIEDTYTQKLSVPSGLSVTSPNKRGWIINPLGSDGKFPIWMMFACCLPALLVFILIFMETQITTLIVSKKERMLVKGSGFHLDLLLIGVLGGGSALFGLPWMAAATVRSVTHVNALTVMSKAVAPGDKPRIQEVKEQRVTGLLVAIMVGMSIVIADLLRQIPLAVLFGIFLYMGVMSLNGIQLTERMMLLLMPPKYHPDHTYIRKVRTLRMHLFTCIQLVCLAVLWAVMSTQASLAFPFVLILTIPVKMFVLRRIFTAREMECLDADDAEPKFDERECHDEYSEMHMPV
- the slc4a2b gene encoding anion exchange protein 2b isoform X1 gives rise to the protein MSNPSVPNQITDAMAAVIHSPEAPAASSLHGTPRKEEEDDGDLNKALGVQRFQQILSPASVVPDEQHHNYHEEDIEYHRHSSHHIHRPLSKLPSEGRRKKSGKKRKKDKDHKSSHVPSSGPIEEGEDEEEEEEEGTEASSAPSDSERAKDVEFFLSDEDSAAKRGTESPHAARELDIVPHTGVGADPEDVTSTDKLDTSDTSSPSPPAVPPDHIPLARVSSASRSYDLQDRRRTGNMTGAEQAKYQRIPTDESEAQTLASADLDGIKSHRFEDVPGMRRHLVRKSAKGQVVHISKDHKEPTTRSRKQDRTPHEVFVELNELTMDKNQEMQWKETARWIKFEEDVEEETDRWGKPHVASLSFRSLLELRRTISHGAVLLDLDQKTLPGIAHQVVEQMIISDQIKAEDRANVLRALLLKHSHPSDEKEHSSPFPRNISAASLGSLMTHHHSANHSHQPEPAVTDPLMGTAHAAGDTDTRIDMEKNDGQQKEPTLMPGMHRSKSKHELKLLEKIPENAEATVVLVGSVDFLEQPTMAFVRLQEAVELESVLEVPVPVRFLFVLLGPPTTSMDYHQIGRSISTLMSDKQFHEAAYLADDRQDLLNAINSFLDCSIVLPPSEMGGDELLRSVARFQREMLRKRAEQEVKLLKEPKSLEEKEALLTPLKKSGDPLERTGRPFGGLVQDVRRRYPKYVSDFKDALNSQCMAAVIFIYFAALSPAITFGGLLGEKTDGLIGVSELIVSTAVQGVIFCLLGAQPLLVVGFSGPLLVFEEAFYSFCKANAIEYLTGRVWIGFWLIIIVVVTVAFEGSFLVRFVSRFTQEIFSFLISLIFICETFIKLGRIFKEHPLKRCSHDNSTTAENFTLDLGNSSLSVKPNVEPNTALLSLVLMAGTFFIAFYLRKFKNSAFFPGRLRRVIGDFGVPIAILIMVLVDYSIEDTYTQKLSVPSGLSVTSPNKRGWIINPLGSDGKFPIWMMFACCLPALLVFILIFMETQITTLIVSKKERMLVKGSGFHLDLLLIGVLGGGSALFGLPWMAAATVRSVTHVNALTVMSKAVAPGDKPRIQEVKEQRVTGLLVAIMVGMSIVIADLLRQIPLAVLFGIFLYMGVMSLNGIQLTERMMLLLMPPKYHPDHTYIRKVRTLRMHLFTCIQLVCLAVLWAVMSTQASLAFPFVLILTIPVKMFVLRRIFTAREMECLDADDAEPKFDERECHDEYSEMHMPV